A genomic stretch from Hemibagrus wyckioides isolate EC202008001 linkage group LG18, SWU_Hwy_1.0, whole genome shotgun sequence includes:
- the LOC131369175 gene encoding olfactory receptor 4B13-like: MENRSTFTTFILDGYYVMDKQKHLFIFIFLLLYAAIFILNSLLIAVIYFEKALHNPMYIFVCSLSCNGIYGSTSLIPHLIFNLTTEEHRISLTNCLIQILCLNTYNIIELTILAFMSYDRYVAICYPLHYHDMMSTRKLQVFIFFAWSYPLVAFFIFETFTIRLTFCKEIIDKTHCVNFELIKLSCTDITIHNKVGLGLMAIYLIPQVIMILFSYAMILRVCIYSSKECQNKAIQTCTPHLLAVLNYFVGVFFEVIQSRLDSRYLPYEFRNFMSIYFMIFPPLLNPVIYGMSVQVIKKHIQNFFFGKKVAPLRN, translated from the coding sequence ATGGAAAATAGATCAACTTTTACCACATTCATTCTGGATGGCTATTATGTAATGGACAAACAGAagcatttgttcatttttatttttctcctcctctacGCTGCTATTTTTATCCTGAACTCACTTCTCATTGCTGTAATCTATTTTGAAAAAGCACTGCATAACCCAATGTATATCTTTGTATGCAGTCTGTCATGTAATGGTATTTATGGCAGTACAAGTTTGATCCCACATCTGATATTTAATCTCACTACTGAGGAGCATAGGATATCTTTAACAAATTGTCTCATACAAATCTTATGTTTAAACACTTATAATATTATTGAACTAACTATATTGGCCTTTATGAGCTATGACCGTTATGTAGCTATTTGTTACCCACTTCACTATCATGATATGATGTCGACAAGAAAGTTGCaggtatttatattttttgcatgGTCTTATCCATTAGttgctttttttatatttgaaacCTTCACAATACGCTTAACTTTTTGCAAAGAAATTATAGATAAGACACATTGTGTAAATTTTGAACTCATTAAACTCTCTTGCACAGACATCACTATCCACAACAAAGTTGGACTTGGTCTAATGGCTATTTACTTGATTCCACAGGTTATAATGATTTTATTCTCTTATGCAATGATTTTGCGTGTTTGCATATATTCTTCTAAGGAATGTCAAAACAAAGCCATCCAAACATGTACACCTCATCTTCTTGCtgttttgaattattttgttGGAGTATTTTTTGAAGTAATACAAAGTCGGCTAGATTCAAGGTATTTGCCTTACGAATTCCGAAATTTCATGTCTATATATTTTATGATATTTCCTCCTCTGTTAAATCCAGTTATCTATGGCATGAGTGTTCAGGTTATAAAGAAACATATTCAGAATTTTTTCTTTGGTAAAAAAGTTGCTCCCTTAAGAAATTAA